The region CAAGAATTTTTTCTGTTCCCATGAGTGGAGTAGCTGTAATTGTTCGACATGGTACTTACTTGAGTGTATATTCTAATTTAGATAAATTAGAAGTAAAAGTAGGAGATAAAATTAAAATTGGTCAAAAGATTGGTGAAGTTTTAAAAATGAGCGATAAAGTAGGAGTGCTTCATTTAGAAGTTTGGAATGAGAGATCGAGCGAGAATCCTGCTAATTGGATTTCTAGTTTTAAGGGGAAGTAATGTGAAACTTTTTTTCCTTTTTATAGTATAAAGATTAACATTAAAAATTCTGTAATGAATAAATCATTAATACTTCAGAGTAAACTCGATAATATAAATCAAGTTGAAAAAATTATCGATGAAATTTCAGAATTAAATTCAATACATTCCGATCTGTACGGAAAAATATTAATTGCAACAATTGAAGGCGTTAATAACGCTATGGTTCATGGAAATAAATTGGATATCAATAAAAAAGTTAAGATTGATTTTACAGTTGTAAACGGAAAACTTACAATTGCTATTGAGGACGAAGGTCCTGGTTTCGATTTCAATTCGATTCCTGATCCAACCATGCCAGAGAATATTGAGAATATTTCTGGACGTGGTGTATTTTTGATGCGTAAACTAACGGATGATATTGTTTACAACGATAAAGGAACTAAAGTAGAACTAATCTTTAACATTTAAAATGCCTATTAAATATCAGAGTCAAGATATAAAGTTTGTTTTAAAGGAAAAGAGAAAAATTAGCAGGTGGATAAACGATGTAATTAAATCCCATCAGAGAAAGTTAGGTAACGTAAGTTACATTTTTTGTTCTAACGATTACATTCTCGACTTAAATAAGCAATATTTAAATCATAATTATTTTACCGATATTATCACTTTTGATTATTGTTCCGACAATATAGTAGAAGGTGATATTTTTATTTCTATCGATACAGTTTTAGATAATTCACATCGTTTTAAAACAAATTTCTCCGATGAATTGTTAAGGGTAATAATTCATGGTGTTTTACATTTGGTTGGTTTTTCCGATAAGACTGCTAAGCAACAAAAGCAGATGCGAGTTTTGGAGGATGAGGCTTTAAGTATTTTTTATAGCTATGCAGATTAGTTACGACATTATAGTTGTTGGAGGAGGGCACTCAGGGTGCGAGGCGGCAGCAGCAGCTGCAAATATGGGTTCTAAAACCCTTTTAATTTCTATGGACTTAACCAAATTAGCTCAAATGAGTTGTAACCCAGCCATTGGTGGAATTGGTAAAGGACAAATTGTTCGAGAGATTGATGCGCTCGGTGGATACACAGGGAAGGTAACAGACCTTACAACTATTCACTTTCGAATGTTAAATCAATCAAAGGGACCTGCAATGTGGAGTCCCCGAGCTCAGTGCGATAGATTTTTGTTTACCATTGAGTGGCGTAAATTTTTAGAATCAATTCCAAATCTTTCGTTGTGGCAAGATGATGTTATAGATGTTTTAATCGATAAGGATTCTAATTCTGTAAATGGTGTTGTAACTAGAAATGGAATAACATTTTCATGCAAATCTGTAATTCTCACAAACGGAACTTTTTTAAACGGA is a window of Tenuifilaceae bacterium CYCD DNA encoding:
- the ybeY gene encoding endoribonuclease YbeY — protein: MPIKYQSQDIKFVLKEKRKISRWINDVIKSHQRKLGNVSYIFCSNDYILDLNKQYLNHNYFTDIITFDYCSDNIVEGDIFISIDTVLDNSHRFKTNFSDELLRVIIHGVLHLVGFSDKTAKQQKQMRVLEDEALSIFYSYAD